One stretch of Elstera cyanobacteriorum DNA includes these proteins:
- a CDS encoding patatin-like phospholipase family protein, giving the protein MRGYPRILTIDGGGMRGLLAATFLSVLEERSGTPAGTGFDLIAGTSTGGIIAAALLRPGKPVAAADVMSIYHRAGPRIFGRSLWRALGTMNGVADEKYDARFLERVLAETFGDARLSDVTLPALMLTAYDIERRAAVLFRSWQAADPAKDYRLADLCRATCAAPTYFEPALIRSGDGTSHALIDGSVFAANPTLCALSAAMDLYPGASGYLILSLGTGRQTHPLQYTQAKNWGLAGWARPISDVILDASSEIIDSQAAEMAGDTHFRFQVDLTGQPAALDDARPETLTRLEALARTTLAKDSDRLDRFLALNQWLPRYRRG; this is encoded by the coding sequence ATGCGTGGGTATCCCCGGATTCTAACGATTGACGGCGGCGGCATGCGGGGCCTTCTCGCGGCGACGTTTCTGTCGGTGCTGGAGGAGCGCAGCGGCACCCCGGCGGGGACCGGGTTCGACCTGATCGCCGGAACCTCCACCGGCGGGATCATCGCCGCTGCGCTGCTGCGACCGGGAAAGCCGGTGGCAGCGGCGGATGTCATGTCCATCTACCATCGCGCCGGGCCACGCATTTTTGGGCGCTCCCTGTGGCGGGCATTGGGGACGATGAACGGCGTCGCCGACGAGAAATACGACGCCCGCTTCCTTGAACGGGTACTGGCCGAAACCTTCGGCGATGCCCGCTTATCCGATGTGACGCTGCCCGCCCTGATGCTGACGGCCTATGATATCGAGCGGCGGGCGGCGGTGCTGTTTCGCTCCTGGCAGGCGGCGGACCCGGCGAAAGATTATCGGCTGGCCGACCTTTGCCGCGCGACCTGTGCCGCGCCGACCTATTTCGAACCGGCACTGATCCGGTCAGGCGACGGTACCTCCCACGCATTGATCGACGGCAGCGTTTTCGCGGCGAACCCAACGCTCTGCGCCCTCTCTGCCGCGATGGACCTTTATCCCGGCGCCAGCGGCTATCTTATTCTCTCGCTGGGGACTGGGCGACAGACGCACCCCTTGCAGTATACCCAGGCCAAGAACTGGGGCCTCGCGGGCTGGGCGCGGCCGATCAGCGATGTGATCCTTGATGCCTCGTCAGAGATTATCGATAGCCAAGCGGCCGAAATGGCGGGGGACACGCATTTCCGCTTTCAGGTCGATCTGACCGGCCAGCCCGCCGCCCTCGACGATGCCCGCCCGGAAACCCTGACGCGGCTCGAAGCCCTCGCCCGCACGACCTTGGCAAAAGACAGCGACCGCCTGGACCGTTTCCTGGCACTCAATCAGTGGTTGCCGCGCTATCGGCGTGGGTAG
- a CDS encoding DsbA family oxidoreductase — MSELPSNLLVVDFVADYVCPWCWIGRYRLEEALNHLRETKPDLAVRISLRPFELNPDIPPEGMERVAYAEAKFGSVERAQAMWARVASVAAMDGLEMKFEDIGRQPNTIDAHRLVAWAGTKGRGLALSARLYPAFFREGADLGDKDILAGLAAEVGLPRDEAAAFLASDIGVEDTRQMEEAGRRGGIDGVPVYLFNRKTSVIGAQPLDRLLEAIDQALA; from the coding sequence ATGAGCGAACTGCCATCCAATCTTTTGGTCGTCGATTTCGTTGCCGATTACGTCTGCCCCTGGTGCTGGATCGGGCGCTATCGGCTGGAAGAGGCGCTGAACCATCTGCGCGAAACCAAGCCCGATCTTGCGGTGCGCATCTCCCTGCGGCCCTTCGAATTGAACCCGGATATACCGCCCGAAGGCATGGAGCGGGTCGCCTATGCCGAAGCGAAATTTGGGTCGGTCGAACGGGCGCAGGCGATGTGGGCGCGCGTCGCCTCCGTCGCCGCCATGGACGGGCTGGAGATGAAATTCGAGGATATCGGCCGCCAACCGAACACCATCGACGCGCATCGGCTCGTCGCCTGGGCCGGAACCAAAGGCCGGGGGCTGGCGCTATCGGCGCGGCTCTATCCGGCCTTCTTCCGCGAAGGGGCGGACTTGGGGGATAAGGACATCCTTGCCGGTCTTGCCGCCGAGGTTGGCCTGCCGCGTGACGAAGCCGCGGCCTTCCTCGCCTCCGACATCGGGGTGGAGGATACCCGCCAGATGGAAGAAGCCGGGCGACGGGGCGGGATCGACGGGGTGCCGGTCTATCTCTTCAACCGCAAAACCTCCGTCATCGGCGCCCAACCGCTCGACCGGTTGTTGGAGGCAATCGATCAGGCGCTGGCTTAG
- a CDS encoding heme lyase CcmF/NrfE family subunit, whose protein sequence is MLVELGHYALILAGLLAALQAAFGLFGAQRRDGFLMAFSGSAALTQALASLVAFGALTYAYIVSDFSVQNVWQNSHADKPLLYKVSGVWGNHEGSMLLWITVMALFGSAVALAGDRMPATLRARVLGIQALISLGFYAFVLLTSNPFARLPQAPIEGRGLNPLLQDPGLAFHPPLLYLGYVGTSISFAFALAALLEKRVDPAWARWVRPWTLASWVFLTLGIALGSWWAYYELGWGGWWFWDPVENASLMPWLATTALLHSAIVVEKRDSLKRWTILLAIVAFAFSILGTFLVRSGVITSVHAFATDPARGAFILGLLAVVVGGALTLYALRAHLLDGGGLFAAISREGALILNNVLLAVALVTVLLGTLYPMFLDAMGLGTVTVGTPYYKATFVPLLVPLVLVMAAGPLIPWKRADALAILLRLKVAGLLALIGAGVAYAWAGGGPLLAPFGIFCGCWLIFGALTDLYDRLRGNIRARWRGLPRSALGAIIAHAGLGISIIGMAGDLWQTDQVKALQPGQSMRVAGFDLTLEKVEPVQGPNFIAETATVIIRSDGAVIATAKPARRKFNRPPMTTSETAIRTNGLRDLYLALGDRDAQTGAYALRVYYNPLVPWIWGGAVVMALGGSLSLADRRLRLGVAQRKPAAASGRVAA, encoded by the coding sequence ATGCTGGTCGAACTTGGGCATTACGCCTTGATCCTGGCGGGGCTGCTCGCCGCCCTGCAAGCGGCCTTCGGTCTCTTTGGGGCCCAGCGCCGCGACGGGTTTCTGATGGCCTTCAGCGGCAGCGCCGCGCTCACCCAAGCGCTGGCGTCCCTAGTTGCATTCGGTGCCCTGACCTACGCCTATATCGTTTCTGATTTCTCGGTGCAGAACGTCTGGCAGAATAGCCATGCCGATAAGCCGCTGCTGTATAAGGTCAGCGGCGTCTGGGGCAACCACGAAGGCTCGATGCTGCTGTGGATCACCGTTATGGCGCTGTTCGGCTCGGCGGTGGCCTTGGCGGGGGACCGGATGCCCGCGACCTTACGGGCGCGGGTTCTGGGGATTCAAGCGCTGATTTCCTTGGGTTTTTATGCCTTTGTCCTGCTGACCTCCAACCCGTTTGCCCGGTTGCCGCAGGCGCCGATTGAGGGGCGCGGCCTCAACCCGCTGCTGCAGGATCCCGGCCTCGCCTTTCATCCGCCGCTGCTTTACCTCGGTTACGTCGGCACGTCGATTTCCTTTGCCTTCGCGCTGGCGGCTCTGCTGGAAAAGCGCGTCGATCCCGCCTGGGCGCGCTGGGTGCGACCCTGGACGCTGGCGTCCTGGGTGTTCCTAACGCTCGGCATCGCCCTTGGCAGCTGGTGGGCCTATTACGAACTGGGCTGGGGCGGCTGGTGGTTCTGGGATCCGGTGGAAAACGCCTCTCTCATGCCCTGGCTGGCGACAACGGCGCTGCTGCACTCGGCCATCGTTGTGGAGAAGCGCGATAGTCTGAAACGCTGGACGATCTTGCTGGCCATCGTCGCCTTTGCTTTTTCGATCCTGGGCACCTTCCTGGTTCGTTCCGGCGTCATTACCTCGGTCCATGCGTTTGCGACGGACCCGGCGCGCGGTGCCTTCATCCTCGGGCTGCTGGCGGTCGTGGTCGGCGGGGCACTGACGCTTTATGCCCTGCGCGCTCATCTGCTGGACGGGGGCGGATTGTTTGCCGCGATCAGCCGCGAGGGGGCGTTGATCCTCAATAATGTGCTGCTGGCGGTGGCGCTGGTGACAGTGCTGCTGGGCACGCTCTACCCGATGTTCCTCGATGCGATGGGCCTCGGGACCGTGACGGTCGGCACCCCCTATTACAAAGCCACCTTCGTGCCGCTGCTGGTACCACTGGTGCTGGTGATGGCGGCGGGGCCGCTGATCCCGTGGAAGCGGGCCGATGCGCTGGCGATTTTGCTGCGCCTCAAGGTTGCCGGGCTGTTGGCGCTGATCGGGGCGGGCGTCGCCTATGCCTGGGCGGGCGGCGGGCCGCTGCTGGCGCCCTTCGGGATCTTCTGTGGGTGCTGGTTGATCTTCGGCGCGCTGACCGATCTTTACGACCGGCTACGCGGCAATATCCGGGCGCGCTGGCGCGGGCTGCCGCGCAGCGCCCTGGGGGCGATCATCGCCCACGCGGGGCTTGGCATTTCGATCATCGGCATGGCGGGCGACCTGTGGCAAACTGATCAGGTCAAGGCGCTGCAACCGGGTCAAAGCATGCGCGTTGCGGGGTTTGATCTGACTTTAGAGAAAGTCGAGCCGGTGCAAGGCCCGAATTTCATCGCCGAAACCGCTACTGTGATTATCCGCAGTGATGGGGCGGTAATCGCGACGGCCAAACCCGCGCGGCGCAAGTTCAACCGCCCGCCAATGACGACCAGCGAAACGGCCATTCGCACCAATGGGCTGCGCGATCTCTATTTGGCGCTCGGCGACCGCGACGCCCAAACCGGCGCCTATGCCCTGCGCGTTTATTATAATCCGCTGGTGCCGTGGATCTGGGGCGGTGCCGTAGTGATGGCCTTGGGGGGCAGCCTCTCGCTCGCCGACCGCCGCCTGCGCCTCGGGGTGGCCCAGCGCAAGCCCGCCGCTGCGTCGGGGAGGGTCGCCGCATGA
- a CDS encoding cytochrome c-type biogenesis protein codes for MIRRLALALVLLAGPLAALGPDEILADPALEARARALSRELRCLVCQSESIDDSNADLARDLRLLVRRRLLAGDSDAAVLAYIHERYGDFVLMRPPVTDRTALLWFGPFGLLAGVGGLLLIHARRKTKTPVAPVPLTAAEREQLRQLEKDA; via the coding sequence ATGATCCGCCGTCTTGCCTTGGCCTTGGTGCTGCTCGCCGGGCCGCTCGCCGCCCTTGGCCCCGATGAAATCTTGGCCGATCCCGCCCTCGAAGCCCGCGCTCGCGCCCTGTCGCGGGAGTTGCGCTGCCTCGTCTGCCAGAGCGAATCGATTGACGATTCGAATGCCGATCTCGCCCGCGACCTGCGCCTACTGGTTCGTCGCCGTTTGCTGGCAGGCGATAGCGATGCGGCGGTCCTCGCGTATATCCATGAACGCTATGGTGATTTTGTGCTGATGCGCCCGCCGGTCACCGACCGCACGGCGCTCTTGTGGTTCGGCCCCTTCGGTCTGCTGGCAGGGGTGGGGGGGCTTCTGCTGATCCATGCCCGCCGGAAAACGAAGACGCCGGTCGCCCCTGTCCCGCTGACCGCGGCGGAGCGGGAGCAGTTGCGCCAGTTGGAGAAAGACGCGTGA
- a CDS encoding efflux RND transporter permease subunit, producing MSDRFNLSAWALRHQTLVLFFMLILGVAGTLAYLGLGRQEDPDFTIKTVVIQAFWPGATAREMELQVTDKIEKKLQELAYFDNAVSYSKPGETLIKLTFADYTPPKEVPNLFYQLRKKLGDMQRTLPSGVQGPFVNDEFGDTFGIIYAFSADGFNLAELKKYVEDVRQQLLTIKLVGKVELYGTQDEKIFVEFSHTKLATLGITPNQIFDALQRQAAVAPAGIIETAKERISLRVENGFASLDDVRNVPIVANGRVQTLGDIAEVSRGYEDPMTFQMRFNGKPVIGIGLSMAPGGNIIDMGKAVDAKMAKIKTQLPHGIDIEQVAAQPKVVDASISEFVKSLGEALAIVLAVSFISLGFRTGIVVALSVPLVLAVTFLIMQMIGINLHRISLGALIIALGLLVDDAIIAVEMMMLKLEEGYDRVKAATFAFTSTAFPMLTGTIVTAAGFVPVGFAKSAVAEYTNAIFWVTAIALGISWVVAVLFTPYLGYKLLPEFKDRAHGGHDPHDTKLYHALRAVVTFCVRWRKSVLVVTLAIFVASVVGFGKVAQQFFPSASRPELMVDVRLPGGGSIAATQATVERVEALLKDDPNVAYYTSYVGAGTPRFYLPLNPELRQSNFGQFVIMTKGLKEREIVVKKLETAFANEFPEGLLRVARLENGPPVGFPIQFRVLGSDPAQIREIAYRVRDTMRANPHTANVNLEWNELSKTVKLEVDHKKARALGVNPQDLSTTLYTLLSGLNVAQFREGTELISVVARAVPAERLSLTDLEGINVGTATGGSISLAQIATVKYELEEPILWRRNRETMINVRADIWDGTQAPVVTAQINPQLDAIRATLPDGYRIDVGGAVEESAKGQNSINAMMPLMLMIMLTTLMIQLQSFQRLIIVFLTAPLGIIGVTAALLISGMPFGFVAMLGTIALAGMIMRNSVILVDQIEQDVRAGHALWDAIIDATVRRARPIALTAAAAILAMVPLSFSAFWGPMAVSIMGGLAVATLLTLLFLPALYAAWFRAKPVVAEDPMDDIRRRALAHVPALAAPGVASSRPAE from the coding sequence ATGAGCGACCGGTTCAATCTGTCCGCCTGGGCGCTGCGCCATCAGACCCTGGTGCTATTCTTTATGCTGATCCTCGGCGTTGCCGGGACCCTGGCCTACCTTGGCCTTGGGCGGCAGGAAGACCCGGATTTCACCATCAAGACCGTCGTGATCCAGGCCTTCTGGCCGGGCGCCACCGCGCGGGAGATGGAGCTTCAGGTCACCGATAAGATCGAAAAGAAGCTTCAGGAGCTTGCCTATTTCGATAATGCCGTCAGCTATTCGAAGCCCGGCGAAACCCTGATCAAGCTGACCTTCGCCGATTATACGCCGCCCAAAGAAGTCCCGAACCTATTCTATCAGCTTCGGAAGAAGCTCGGCGACATGCAGCGCACCCTGCCAAGCGGGGTGCAGGGGCCGTTCGTGAACGACGAGTTCGGCGATACCTTCGGCATCATCTATGCCTTTTCCGCCGATGGCTTCAACCTCGCGGAGCTGAAGAAGTATGTGGAAGACGTGCGCCAGCAATTGCTGACCATCAAACTGGTCGGCAAGGTCGAGCTGTATGGGACGCAGGACGAAAAGATTTTCGTCGAATTCTCCCACACCAAACTCGCCACCCTTGGCATTACCCCCAATCAGATTTTCGACGCGCTGCAGCGGCAAGCCGCCGTCGCCCCGGCAGGGATCATCGAAACCGCCAAGGAACGGATTTCCCTGCGCGTCGAGAACGGTTTTGCATCGCTGGACGATGTCCGCAACGTCCCCATCGTCGCCAATGGCCGCGTGCAGACCCTGGGCGATATTGCCGAGGTCAGCCGGGGCTATGAAGACCCGATGACCTTCCAGATGCGCTTTAACGGCAAGCCGGTGATCGGTATTGGCCTATCAATGGCGCCGGGCGGCAATATCATCGACATGGGCAAGGCCGTCGATGCCAAGATGGCCAAGATTAAGACCCAGCTTCCGCACGGGATCGACATCGAACAGGTCGCCGCCCAACCAAAGGTTGTCGATGCCTCGATCTCCGAATTCGTGAAGTCTTTGGGCGAAGCCCTGGCCATCGTGCTGGCCGTCAGCTTCATCAGCCTGGGGTTCCGCACGGGCATCGTCGTAGCCCTCTCGGTACCGCTGGTGTTGGCTGTGACCTTCCTGATCATGCAGATGATCGGCATCAACCTGCACCGTATCTCGCTCGGCGCATTGATCATCGCCCTCGGCCTGCTGGTCGATGACGCCATCATCGCGGTTGAAATGATGATGCTGAAACTGGAAGAAGGCTATGACCGGGTAAAGGCCGCCACTTTCGCCTTCACCTCCACCGCCTTTCCGATGCTCACCGGCACTATCGTCACCGCCGCCGGGTTCGTGCCGGTCGGTTTCGCCAAATCCGCCGTGGCCGAATATACCAATGCGATCTTCTGGGTAACGGCGATTGCGCTGGGGATTTCCTGGGTAGTGGCCGTGTTGTTCACCCCCTACCTCGGCTATAAGCTGCTGCCGGAGTTTAAAGACCGCGCCCACGGCGGCCATGATCCGCATGATACCAAGCTCTATCACGCCCTGCGCGCGGTGGTGACCTTCTGCGTGCGGTGGCGGAAATCGGTACTGGTCGTGACGCTGGCGATCTTCGTCGCCTCCGTCGTCGGCTTCGGCAAGGTGGCGCAGCAGTTCTTCCCCTCCGCCTCGCGCCCGGAACTGATGGTTGATGTGCGCCTGCCCGGCGGCGGGTCCATCGCCGCGACCCAGGCCACGGTCGAACGGGTGGAAGCCCTGCTGAAGGACGATCCGAATGTCGCCTATTACACGTCCTACGTCGGGGCAGGGACGCCGCGTTTCTATCTGCCGCTGAACCCGGAGTTGCGTCAGTCGAATTTCGGTCAGTTCGTCATTATGACCAAGGGCCTTAAGGAACGCGAAATCGTCGTCAAAAAGCTAGAAACCGCGTTTGCCAACGAGTTCCCAGAAGGGTTACTGCGCGTGGCGCGTCTCGAAAACGGCCCGCCGGTCGGCTTCCCCATCCAGTTCCGCGTCCTCGGTTCCGACCCGGCGCAAATCCGCGAGATCGCCTATCGGGTCCGCGATACAATGCGCGCCAATCCGCATACGGCGAATGTGAACCTGGAATGGAACGAGCTGTCGAAGACCGTGAAGCTCGAGGTCGATCACAAGAAGGCCCGCGCCCTGGGGGTTAACCCGCAGGATCTCTCGACCACGCTCTATACGCTGCTCTCGGGCCTCAACGTCGCGCAGTTCCGCGAGGGGACGGAGTTGATTTCCGTCGTCGCCCGCGCCGTTCCGGCCGAACGCCTGTCGCTGACCGACCTTGAGGGCATCAACGTCGGCACCGCAACCGGCGGCTCCATCAGCCTCGCCCAGATCGCCACGGTCAAATACGAGCTGGAAGAGCCGATCCTGTGGCGCCGTAACCGCGAGACGATGATCAACGTCCGCGCCGATATTTGGGACGGCACGCAGGCCCCCGTCGTCACTGCGCAAATCAACCCGCAGCTCGACGCCATCCGCGCGACCCTGCCCGACGGTTACCGCATCGACGTGGGCGGCGCCGTAGAAGAAAGCGCCAAGGGCCAGAACTCCATCAACGCCATGATGCCCTTGATGCTGATGATCATGCTGACGACGCTGATGATCCAGCTCCAGTCCTTCCAACGCTTGATTATCGTCTTCCTGACGGCGCCGCTGGGGATCATCGGCGTCACGGCGGCGCTGCTGATCTCCGGCATGCCCTTCGGCTTCGTCGCCATGCTGGGGACCATCGCGCTTGCCGGGATGATCATGCGTAACTCGGTCATCCTGGTCGATCAGATCGAACAGGATGTGCGGGCCGGGCACGCGCTGTGGGATGCCATCATCGACGCCACCGTGCGCCGCGCCCGCCCCATCGCCCTGACCGCCGCTGCCGCCATTCTGGCCATGGTGCCGCTGTCGTTCAGCGCCTTCTGGGGGCCGATGGCCGTGTCGATCATGGGCGGCCTTGCCGTGGCGACGCTGTTGACGCTGCTGTTCCTCCCGGCGCTCTACGCCGCTTGGTTCCGCGCCAAGCCCGTGGTGGCGGAAGACCCGATGGACGATATACGCCGCCGGGCGCTGGCCCATGTCCCGGCGCTCGCCGCCCCGGGGGTCGCCAGCAGCCGCCCGGCAGAATAG
- the ccmD gene encoding heme exporter protein CcmD, protein MSEFLHMGGYAVFIWASYGLAAVVLIGLLALSLVQRSRARAAWEAINPRRGAER, encoded by the coding sequence GTGAGCGAGTTTCTGCATATGGGCGGCTATGCCGTCTTTATTTGGGCGTCTTATGGGCTGGCGGCGGTCGTGCTGATTGGCCTGCTGGCGCTATCGCTGGTGCAGCGGTCACGCGCCCGCGCGGCTTGGGAGGCGATCAACCCGCGCCGGGGGGCGGAGCGATGA
- the ccmE gene encoding cytochrome c maturation protein CcmE, with amino-acid sequence MSLKSPAKTAKRRRLYAVLAGLAGLGVAAGLILTAFSDNLVFFHSPSDVAAGKVAAERRFRLGGLVEQGSVARQADGATIHFRVTDTAQTVTVAYKGVLPDLFREGQGVVAEGSLDKHGLFVAREVLAKHDENYMPKEVAEAIKATGQWKPGAVAPAK; translated from the coding sequence ATGAGCCTGAAATCCCCCGCCAAAACCGCGAAACGCCGCCGTCTCTATGCCGTGCTCGCCGGTCTTGCCGGCTTGGGGGTCGCCGCCGGGCTGATCCTGACCGCCTTTTCCGACAATCTCGTGTTCTTCCATTCCCCCAGCGATGTGGCGGCGGGCAAGGTTGCCGCCGAACGGCGTTTCCGGCTGGGAGGACTTGTCGAGCAAGGGTCGGTTGCACGGCAGGCCGATGGAGCGACGATCCATTTCCGCGTTACCGATACGGCGCAGACCGTGACCGTCGCCTATAAGGGCGTGCTGCCCGATCTGTTCCGCGAAGGCCAGGGCGTGGTTGCCGAAGGCAGCCTGGATAAGCACGGGCTTTTCGTCGCTCGCGAAGTGCTGGCCAAGCACGACGAAAACTATATGCCGAAGGAAGTGGCGGAGGCGATCAAAGCCACCGGCCAGTGGAAGCCGGGCGCCGTCGCGCCCGCCAAATAA
- a CDS encoding DsbE family thiol:disulfide interchange protein, which translates to MKSRWLLAALPLLVLAVLLGYFAVSLLAGGDKVLPSTLIDRPVPPTDLPALRAGEAALTDAEIRALAAQGPLLVNVFASWCVPCRAEHPFLMDLKKQGVTILALNQRDKPENAKAFLAALGDPFARIGMDSNGTASIEWGVYGVPETFVIDRAGKIRYRHVGAIDAEVLDKTLRPLLKSLGS; encoded by the coding sequence ATGAAGTCGCGCTGGCTGCTCGCCGCCCTGCCGCTGCTCGTGCTGGCGGTGCTGCTGGGGTATTTCGCGGTTAGTCTGCTGGCCGGGGGCGATAAGGTACTGCCCAGCACGCTTATTGATCGCCCTGTACCGCCCACCGATCTCCCGGCGCTGCGCGCGGGCGAGGCGGCCCTGACCGATGCCGAAATTCGGGCCTTGGCGGCGCAAGGCCCGCTGCTAGTGAATGTTTTTGCGTCTTGGTGCGTGCCGTGCCGCGCGGAACATCCGTTTTTGATGGACCTGAAGAAGCAGGGGGTGACGATTCTCGCCCTCAATCAGCGCGACAAGCCGGAGAATGCCAAGGCGTTTCTGGCGGCGCTGGGCGATCCCTTTGCCCGCATCGGTATGGATAGCAATGGCACGGCGTCGATCGAGTGGGGCGTGTACGGCGTGCCGGAAACCTTCGTCATCGACCGGGCGGGCAAGATTCGCTACCGCCACGTCGGCGCCATTGATGCTGAGGTGCTGGACAAGACCTTGCGCCCGCTGCTGAAAAGTCTCGGCTCATGA
- a CDS encoding type II toxin-antitoxin system VapC family toxin — protein sequence MTALLLDTHVWAWTLTGSARLSASALTAIEAAQQVYVSPISFFEIAQKVRLGKWPEMVPFLDQLPGLLAVQGACAAGLPPEVCLLAGRLDWPHRDPFDRFLAATAKHLRIPLVSADTVFDGIVPRLW from the coding sequence GTGACGGCGCTGCTACTGGATACCCATGTCTGGGCTTGGACGCTGACCGGATCAGCCCGTTTGTCGGCCTCCGCACTCACGGCGATTGAGGCGGCACAGCAGGTCTACGTCAGTCCAATCAGCTTTTTTGAAATTGCTCAGAAAGTCCGGCTCGGGAAATGGCCGGAAATGGTACCTTTTCTCGATCAGTTACCGGGACTTTTAGCCGTGCAAGGGGCGTGCGCCGCTGGTTTGCCACCGGAGGTATGCCTGCTGGCAGGCCGGCTGGACTGGCCGCACCGCGACCCCTTTGATCGCTTCCTGGCCGCGACCGCCAAACACCTCCGTATTCCGCTGGTTTCGGCGGACACTGTGTTTGACGGGATCGTTCCGAGACTTTGGTAA
- a CDS encoding type II toxin-antitoxin system Phd/YefM family antitoxin — protein sequence MPQVTVHTAKTQLSRLIEAALNGEEVIIARGSTPVVRLVPVIPQRFKFGVLSADLGPGPDFLEPMAPDELAEWEGPA from the coding sequence ATGCCACAAGTGACAGTCCATACCGCGAAAACCCAACTGTCCCGCTTGATTGAAGCGGCGCTGAACGGCGAGGAGGTGATCATCGCCCGGGGGAGCACGCCGGTCGTCCGACTGGTGCCGGTTATCCCGCAGCGATTTAAGTTTGGTGTTTTGTCGGCGGACCTAGGCCCCGGACCGGATTTTCTGGAGCCAATGGCGCCCGATGAGCTGGCCGAGTGGGAAGGGCCAGCGTGA
- the ccmI gene encoding c-type cytochrome biogenesis protein CcmI yields MTLLIAILLLSAGAAALVLTPMLRRPPSADGEVPLLLYRDQLDELKRDHAAGRLTDAALAAATVEVQRRLLKAKAARPISWVRRKALAVPVVVLVTAVPLGVYLSLGQPALKDRPLSTRADEIAPLTAAVQAIAEARKTLAAQPLEPMNWLRLSGLLVQREETQEALALLGEARQKFPGLAVFPSAQGEALTRIGQGLVTGEAEGAFRAALVLDPSDARARYYLALAAEQRGAREEALAAVEALLADGPADAPWRATVAAAQARLRQALNLPPVMASGDLPSDPATQAMIRGMVDRLAARLQEQPDDLAGWQRLAQARSVLGETEAAIAAHRQIVRLAPQSVEALLGLARVLFPPEASGSGPIPAEVTDLMGRVLVLDPNQPEALWFAGLTAAQQGDKATALAHWRRLLALLPPDAPPRAQLQREIDRLAP; encoded by the coding sequence GTGACCCTGCTGATTGCGATTCTGCTGCTGTCCGCAGGCGCGGCTGCCTTGGTTCTGACCCCGATGCTGCGCCGCCCGCCGTCGGCGGATGGGGAGGTGCCGCTTCTCCTTTACCGCGATCAATTAGACGAGTTGAAGCGCGATCATGCCGCCGGACGCCTGACCGACGCGGCCTTGGCGGCCGCAACGGTAGAAGTCCAGCGGCGCTTGCTGAAAGCCAAAGCCGCTCGGCCGATTTCCTGGGTGCGGCGCAAAGCGCTGGCGGTTCCCGTCGTTGTACTCGTGACGGCGGTGCCGCTCGGGGTTTATCTCTCGCTCGGGCAACCGGCCTTGAAGGATCGACCCCTGTCGACGCGGGCTGACGAAATCGCGCCGCTAACGGCGGCGGTACAGGCGATTGCCGAAGCGCGCAAGACCCTCGCGGCGCAACCGCTCGAACCGATGAATTGGCTGCGCCTGTCGGGTTTGCTGGTGCAGCGCGAGGAGACGCAGGAAGCCCTCGCCCTTTTGGGGGAAGCGCGGCAGAAGTTCCCCGGTCTGGCGGTTTTCCCCTCGGCGCAGGGGGAGGCGCTGACCCGCATCGGTCAGGGTCTTGTAACGGGCGAGGCGGAAGGCGCCTTTCGGGCCGCCCTGGTGCTTGACCCAAGCGATGCCCGCGCGCGCTATTACCTTGCCCTCGCCGCCGAGCAGCGCGGCGCCCGCGAGGAAGCCTTGGCGGCCGTCGAAGCCCTGCTGGCCGACGGTCCTGCCGATGCCCCGTGGCGGGCCACGGTCGCGGCGGCCCAGGCGCGGCTGCGCCAAGCCTTGAATCTGCCGCCGGTTATGGCATCGGGCGATCTTCCGAGCGACCCCGCGACACAAGCGATGATCCGGGGCATGGTGGACCGGTTGGCCGCGCGGCTTCAGGAGCAGCCGGACGATCTGGCGGGCTGGCAGCGGTTGGCCCAGGCGCGGAGCGTGCTGGGGGAGACCGAGGCTGCTATCGCAGCGCACCGGCAGATTGTGCGGCTTGCCCCGCAGTCCGTAGAAGCGCTGCTGGGGCTGGCCCGCGTCCTCTTCCCGCCCGAAGCCAGCGGAAGCGGGCCAATCCCGGCCGAGGTGACGGACCTGATGGGCCGGGTGCTGGTGCTCGATCCCAATCAGCCGGAAGCTTTGTGGTTCGCCGGTTTGACGGCAGCACAGCAGGGCGATAAAGCCACAGCGCTGGCCCATTGGCGCCGCTTGCTGGCGCTGCTGCCGCCCGACGCACCGCCGCGGGCGCAATTGCAGCGCGAGATTGATCGACTCGCGCCGTAA